In the Arthrobacter zhaoxinii genome, one interval contains:
- a CDS encoding methyltransferase domain-containing protein encodes MPSLPLLVCPVCGAGLEPDDGFRTLSCLAGHRYDAAKQGYFNLLTGSGTKFQADTAAMVQARADFLAAGHYQPMAAELARLVAAAAPDAAAVLDAGAGTGYYLGEVLRPLPDASAVALDISKYALRRAARALPGSYALVWDVWRKLPLRDASVDVVLNVFAPRNPPEFHRVLAPGGILAVVTPRPEHLQEIRAEAAMLGIAGEKEERVAASLASGFTPLHTGHCTYSMRLHRSDLRNVVLMGPSARHLDPAVLERTLAALPDPVAVTASFTLQIFRAG; translated from the coding sequence ATGCCTTCCCTGCCGCTGCTGGTCTGTCCCGTCTGCGGAGCAGGCCTCGAACCCGACGACGGCTTCCGGACCCTCAGCTGCCTCGCAGGGCACCGGTACGATGCGGCCAAGCAGGGGTACTTCAATCTCCTCACGGGCAGCGGCACCAAATTCCAGGCCGACACCGCGGCCATGGTCCAGGCCCGCGCCGACTTCCTGGCAGCAGGTCACTATCAGCCCATGGCGGCCGAGCTGGCACGGCTCGTGGCCGCCGCCGCACCGGACGCGGCAGCAGTCCTCGACGCCGGAGCGGGCACCGGCTATTACCTCGGCGAGGTGCTCCGCCCGCTTCCGGACGCCTCCGCGGTGGCACTGGACATTTCCAAATACGCCCTGCGCCGGGCTGCCCGGGCACTGCCCGGCTCCTACGCGCTGGTGTGGGACGTCTGGAGGAAGCTGCCGCTGCGGGATGCGTCCGTGGATGTGGTCCTGAATGTTTTCGCACCGCGGAACCCGCCCGAATTCCACCGGGTCCTGGCCCCCGGCGGCATCCTGGCCGTGGTGACGCCCCGGCCGGAGCACCTGCAGGAAATCCGGGCAGAGGCGGCAATGCTAGGCATCGCGGGCGAGAAGGAGGAACGGGTCGCCGCGTCACTGGCGTCCGGGTTCACTCCCCTGCATACCGGGCACTGCACCTACTCGATGCGGCTGCACCGCTCCGACCTCCGAAACGTGGTGCTGATGGGTCCCTCCGCCCGGCACCTGGACCCGGCCGTCCTTGAGCGGACCCTGGCAGCCCTGCCCGATCCCGTTGCGGTGACGGCATCCTTCACCCTGCAGATCTTCCGCGCCGGCTGA
- a CDS encoding S9 family peptidase, with amino-acid sequence MNPRDLSLINSLSAPAVHPDALHCVVSVTRPDFRADAYTGQLWRVPLTPGGRPRRLTRGFRDTMPKYSADGASLGFLRAAPGEPAQLYVLGAGIAEPVQLTDALLGVSWFEFSPDGGSVVFSSRVPEEGRYGTTDGVGPGAEDPRLITTFQYRMNGVGYTGDKPVQIFHVTLPDLDAGPYIEPRGRAMDDAGSETGLPDAVQLTSDAADHLQPVFSADGSRILFTSSPDLDASLVSDVFSIRPDGTGLTRLTSHDPGNPLTVSDPVESTNGHWLFYLGQEVSVTGTDFVARNTALYAAPAADPTAVRRLTDPETVDLSDGTIVPHLGAEVLVFNRTRGTGELLAVDPRGRVEVLAAGPRVIEAAGSADGTVVVSYTDPQTAGDLAVVDDGGFRTVTDFSETLRRDTVVALPAEETHPSADGYPVHGWLALPEGPGPHPVLLNIHGGPFSQYGWGYFDETQVYTKAGYAVLMCNPRGSAGYGQAHGRSIKEAMGTHDLADVLAFVDGALAAHPELDGSRLGIMGGSYGGYLTAWTIAHDHRFTAAVVERGFLDPLSFVGSADIGWFFSAGYTGTDPAAVRAQSPMAVVDAVRTPTFVVHSEDDLRCPVEQAQRYYTALKLRSVPTQMLLFPGENHELSRSGTPWHRRRRFEHLLNWWSRWLPTPQNPSPEQAREPEPVRA; translated from the coding sequence GTGAACCCACGTGACCTGTCTCTCATCAATTCCCTTTCCGCCCCTGCCGTGCATCCCGATGCACTGCACTGCGTGGTCTCTGTGACCCGCCCGGACTTCCGTGCCGATGCCTATACCGGGCAGTTGTGGCGCGTCCCGCTGACGCCGGGAGGCCGGCCGCGACGGCTCACCCGCGGTTTCCGCGACACCATGCCCAAGTACAGTGCCGACGGTGCCAGCCTGGGTTTCCTCCGGGCAGCACCGGGGGAACCGGCACAGCTGTACGTGCTGGGCGCGGGCATCGCGGAGCCCGTGCAGCTGACGGACGCACTGCTGGGCGTCTCCTGGTTTGAGTTCTCACCGGACGGGGGCAGCGTGGTCTTTTCCTCCCGGGTGCCGGAGGAGGGCCGGTACGGGACCACCGACGGCGTAGGACCCGGCGCCGAGGATCCCCGGCTCATCACGACCTTCCAATACCGGATGAACGGCGTGGGCTACACCGGCGACAAACCCGTGCAGATCTTCCACGTGACCCTCCCGGACCTCGACGCCGGGCCGTACATCGAGCCCCGGGGGAGGGCGATGGATGACGCCGGCTCCGAAACCGGGCTGCCCGACGCCGTGCAGCTGACCTCCGACGCCGCGGACCACCTGCAGCCGGTGTTCTCGGCGGACGGAAGCAGGATCCTGTTCACGTCCTCGCCGGACCTGGACGCTTCCCTCGTCTCCGATGTCTTCAGCATCCGCCCCGACGGTACCGGCCTGACCCGGCTTACCAGCCACGACCCCGGCAACCCGCTGACGGTCTCGGACCCGGTGGAGAGCACCAACGGCCACTGGCTGTTCTACCTGGGCCAGGAGGTTTCCGTCACCGGCACCGATTTCGTCGCCCGCAACACCGCCCTGTATGCGGCACCGGCTGCGGATCCGACGGCGGTCCGCCGCCTCACGGACCCGGAAACCGTCGACCTGTCCGACGGCACCATCGTGCCGCATCTGGGGGCCGAGGTACTGGTCTTTAACCGGACCCGCGGAACGGGGGAACTCCTGGCCGTGGATCCCCGCGGACGCGTGGAAGTGCTGGCAGCCGGCCCCCGGGTCATCGAAGCCGCCGGATCGGCGGACGGCACCGTGGTGGTCAGCTACACCGATCCGCAGACGGCCGGCGACCTTGCCGTCGTCGACGACGGCGGGTTCCGCACGGTCACGGATTTCTCCGAAACGCTCCGCCGGGACACCGTGGTGGCACTGCCGGCGGAGGAAACCCACCCCTCCGCGGACGGCTATCCCGTGCACGGCTGGCTGGCCCTGCCGGAGGGGCCCGGCCCGCACCCGGTGCTGCTCAATATCCACGGCGGACCGTTTTCCCAGTACGGCTGGGGCTATTTCGACGAGACGCAGGTCTACACCAAGGCCGGCTATGCAGTATTGATGTGCAATCCCCGGGGGTCGGCCGGTTACGGGCAGGCGCACGGCCGCAGCATCAAGGAAGCCATGGGCACCCATGACCTGGCCGATGTCCTGGCCTTCGTGGACGGTGCGCTGGCCGCGCATCCCGAACTTGACGGAAGCCGGCTGGGGATCATGGGCGGTTCCTACGGCGGCTACCTGACCGCCTGGACCATCGCGCACGACCACCGGTTCACCGCCGCCGTGGTGGAACGCGGCTTCCTGGATCCGCTGTCCTTTGTCGGCTCGGCGGACATTGGCTGGTTCTTCAGCGCCGGCTACACCGGCACCGATCCGGCCGCGGTCCGGGCGCAGAGCCCGATGGCGGTCGTGGACGCCGTCCGCACCCCCACCTTCGTGGTGCATTCCGAAGACGACCTGCGCTGCCCGGTGGAGCAGGCACAGCGCTATTACACCGCTTTGAAGCTGCGCTCCGTGCCCACCCAGATGCTGCTCTTCCCCGGCGAAAACCATGAGCTCTCCCGCAGCGGCACACCCTGGCACCGGCGCCGGCGCTTTGAACACCTGCTGAACTGGTGGTCCCGCTGGCTCCCGACGCCGCAGAATCCGTCCCCGGAGCAGGCACGTGAGCCGGAACCGGTCCGGGCCTAG
- a CDS encoding peptide deformylase — protein MPTDSTALLRDLVLPMLEQDLVPIVQLGHPALRRAALPFNGELDAVELDALIALLRRVMHAAPGVGLAAPQVGIPLQIAVLEDTYDVGAESAAVRERSALPFFSIINPRYEADGEETAEFFEGCLSFEGYQGVVRRPRSVVLDYTDQQSRQRMERFTGWQARIVQHETDHLDGTVYVDRMLSRSLCSNDEYSRRWATPDIGEAQRMLGF, from the coding sequence GTGCCCACCGATTCCACCGCCCTGCTGCGAGACCTGGTCCTGCCGATGCTCGAACAGGACCTCGTGCCGATAGTCCAACTGGGGCACCCCGCCCTCCGCCGCGCTGCGCTGCCGTTCAACGGCGAACTGGACGCCGTCGAACTCGACGCCCTCATTGCGCTTCTGCGCCGGGTCATGCATGCCGCGCCCGGCGTCGGCCTGGCGGCACCCCAGGTGGGGATTCCGCTGCAGATCGCCGTACTGGAGGACACCTACGACGTCGGAGCCGAGTCCGCGGCCGTCCGTGAACGGTCCGCGCTGCCCTTCTTCTCCATCATCAATCCCCGCTACGAGGCCGACGGCGAGGAAACGGCGGAGTTCTTCGAAGGCTGCCTTTCCTTCGAGGGATACCAGGGGGTGGTCCGCCGGCCACGGTCCGTGGTGCTGGACTACACCGATCAGCAGTCCCGGCAGCGCATGGAACGCTTCACCGGCTGGCAGGCACGGATAGTCCAGCATGAAACGGACCACCTTGACGGCACCGTGTACGTGGACCGGATGCTTTCCCGGTCGCTGTGCAGCAATGACGAATACTCCCGCCGCTGGGCCACGCCGGACATCGGCGAAGCCCAGCGCATGCTGGGGTTCTAG
- a CDS encoding SOUL family heme-binding protein yields the protein MTEQQPYTVLGRYPGFELRHYPAHLLAQVTVNAGFQGAGNTGFRHLYAYITGQNSSPGEGAPHLAGTAGMPLAMTAPVLLEPSPVPGAFIVAFVLPAAATAAPVPEDPAVSIVPVPGQAAAALSFSGRWSEANYQSHRAALLAAVSAAGFTAFGNPRFARFDPPFRPWFLRRNEVVQDVEEPGD from the coding sequence ATGACCGAGCAGCAGCCGTACACCGTCCTGGGACGGTATCCAGGGTTCGAGTTGCGCCATTACCCTGCGCACCTGCTGGCCCAGGTCACCGTGAACGCAGGCTTTCAGGGGGCGGGGAACACCGGCTTCAGGCACCTATACGCCTACATCACCGGGCAGAACTCGTCCCCGGGCGAAGGGGCACCGCACCTCGCCGGAACGGCCGGGATGCCGCTGGCCATGACGGCGCCGGTGCTGCTGGAACCGAGTCCGGTTCCGGGAGCCTTCATCGTTGCGTTCGTCCTGCCCGCCGCAGCCACGGCCGCCCCCGTGCCGGAGGACCCGGCCGTGAGCATTGTTCCCGTTCCCGGGCAGGCGGCCGCGGCCTTGTCGTTTTCCGGCCGGTGGAGCGAAGCGAACTACCAGAGCCATCGGGCGGCCCTTCTGGCGGCGGTGTCCGCAGCGGGGTTCACGGCTTTCGGGAATCCGCGCTTCGCGCGTTTCGATCCGCCCTTCCGGCCGTGGTTCCTGCGCCGCAACGAAGTGGTTCAGGACGTGGAGGAACCGGGGGACTGA
- a CDS encoding GNAT family N-acetyltransferase: MPASPLLRPWTAADAPDLHAAFTADPSLEYQLGRRLDDARQAAEYLEASLTGLERRRSFAVDVDGVAVGNIGISAIDPRHQTAWISYWIAPSARGLSLAARGVASAAAWAFSDAGLFRLELGHRTNNPASCRVALRAGFRSEGIERGKLRYGDVRFDVATHARLASDPQPGIVPLPRQSPGSSTS, translated from the coding sequence ATGCCCGCCTCTCCCCTGCTGCGTCCCTGGACGGCCGCCGATGCGCCGGACCTCCATGCCGCCTTCACCGCCGATCCCTCCCTTGAATACCAGCTGGGCCGTCGGCTCGACGACGCCCGGCAGGCTGCAGAGTACCTCGAGGCCAGCCTCACCGGATTGGAGCGGCGCCGCAGCTTCGCGGTCGATGTGGACGGCGTGGCCGTGGGCAATATCGGAATCAGCGCCATCGATCCGCGGCACCAGACGGCCTGGATTTCCTACTGGATTGCACCGTCTGCGCGGGGACTGTCCCTGGCCGCCCGCGGTGTCGCATCCGCTGCCGCCTGGGCTTTCAGCGACGCCGGCCTGTTCCGCCTCGAGCTGGGACACCGGACCAACAACCCTGCATCCTGCCGGGTGGCGCTGCGGGCAGGCTTCCGCTCCGAGGGTATCGAGCGGGGGAAGCTGAGGTACGGCGACGTCCGCTTCGACGTGGCAACCCATGCGCGGCTGGCCAGCGACCCGCAGCCCGGCATCGTGCCGCTGCCGCGTCAGTCCCCCGGTTCCTCCACGTCCTGA
- a CDS encoding cytidine deaminase family protein: protein MSTHLPASARPLTAADRKLVDLARRTIDAATDAGPGEDGIHTMGAAVRTADGGMHAGVNLYHFTVGPCAELVALGAARAAGTGDPSVIVAVGNHGPGVQSPCGRDRQVLADYYPEIRVILPTPDGPVSIAARDLLPLGFVPPAA from the coding sequence ATGAGCACCCATCTTCCAGCCTCAGCACGTCCGCTTACCGCGGCGGACCGGAAACTCGTGGACCTGGCCCGCAGAACGATAGACGCCGCCACTGACGCCGGGCCCGGCGAAGACGGCATCCATACCATGGGCGCGGCGGTCCGCACGGCCGACGGCGGGATGCACGCGGGTGTGAACCTGTACCACTTCACCGTCGGTCCCTGCGCCGAACTTGTTGCTCTGGGCGCAGCCCGTGCGGCCGGGACCGGTGATCCCAGTGTCATCGTCGCCGTCGGCAACCACGGCCCCGGCGTGCAAAGTCCGTGCGGCCGGGACCGGCAGGTTCTTGCCGACTACTATCCGGAGATCCGCGTGATCCTGCCGACGCCGGACGGCCCGGTCAGCATTGCCGCACGTGACCTGCTGCCGCTGGGATTCGTCCCGCCCGCCGCATAA
- a CDS encoding DUF4193 domain-containing protein translates to MATDYDAPRVKEEDQHTDSLEGLKAQQRGGAMTAVIDVEESDAIDGFDLPGADLSGEELLIKVVPPQADEFTCMSCFLVRHRSQIAREKNGEAYCVDCEG, encoded by the coding sequence ATGGCTACCGATTACGATGCCCCGCGCGTCAAGGAAGAAGACCAGCACACAGACTCCCTGGAGGGTCTGAAAGCTCAGCAGCGTGGCGGAGCGATGACTGCAGTCATCGATGTCGAAGAGTCAGACGCCATTGACGGTTTTGACCTTCCGGGTGCGGATCTGTCCGGCGAGGAACTCCTCATCAAGGTGGTTCCCCCGCAGGCCGACGAGTTCACCTGCATGTCCTGCTTCCTCGTACGTCACCGCTCACAGATTGCCCGCGAAAAGAACGGCGAGGCCTACTGCGTGGACTGCGAGGGCTAG